ATATCGCCGTCGGCGAACGGGCCGAGCGAGGCGACACCGGCGTTGTTCACCAGGACGTCGAGCCGGCCGAACTCGTCGACCGCGGTCGACACCAGCCGGACCAGGTCGTCGGCGCGCGTGACGTCGGTGGCGACGGTGCGGACTCGCTCGGGGGCAAGGTCGGCGGCGATCCGGTCGAGTCGGTCGGTGCGGCGGGCGCCCAGCACCAGGCGGGCGCCGCGGGCGGCGAGCAGACGGGCGACGGCCTCGCCGATGCCGCTGCTGGCACCGGTCACGGCCGCGACCGTGTCGTAGAGGGGTTCTTCAGTCACGTTGGTCACGACTCCGGGCGGGCCGTCGGTATTCCGCCGGGGAACAAACCCGGCGCTGGTGGAGTTGAGCGCATCAGACTCAAACTTTGGAGGATTGATGGCTGAAGTCAAGACGGTTCCGGTCTTGTTCTCGAGCGAGTCGATCGTGCTGCCCGGCATGGTGGTGCCGATCGAGCTCGATGATGCCGCCCGCGCCGCGGTCGACGCCGCACGCGCCAGCGAGTCCGGTGAACTGCTGATCGCCCCGCGGCTCGACGACCGGTATCCCTCGTACGGCGTGCTGGCCACGATCGTGCAGATCGGCCGCATGGTCGGCGGGCCCGCCGCCGTGGTGCGCGGCGGCAGCCGGGCGCACATCGGCGCCGGCGCGACCGGCCCCGGCGCTGCGCTGTGGGTGGAGGTTACCGAGGTCGCCGAGAACCAACCCGGCGACGAGACGTTCAAGCTGGCCGCGGAGTACAAGAAGCTCCTGCTGGCCATGCTGCAGCGACGCGAGGCGTGGCAGATCATCGATTTCGTCAACCAGCTGTCGGATCCGTCCGCGCTGGCCGACACCGCCGGCTATGCGTCGTATCTGACCCAGGTGCAGAAGCGGCAACTGCTCGAGACGCCCGACGTCGCCGAGCGGCTGCGCGCGCTGATCGAGTGGACGGGCGATCAACTGGCCGAGGTCGAGGTCAACGAGAAGATCGCCGAGGACGTCCGCGAGGGCATGGAGAAGACGCAGAAGGAGTTCCTGCTGCGCCAGCAACTGGCGGCGATCCGCAAGGAACTCGGCGACGACGACGGGACCGGTTCCTCGGACGACTACCGCAGCCGCATCGAGGCGGCCGACCTTCCCGACAACGTCCGCGAGGCGGCGCTGCGCGAGGTCGGCAAGCTTGAGCGCGCCGGCGACCAGAGCCCGGAGAGCGGCTGGATCCGCACCTGGCTGGACACCGTGCTCGACCTGCCGTGGAGCGTGCACACCGACGACTCCACCGATCTGAAGGCGGCGCGCGACATCCTCGACGCCGACCATCACGGTCTGGAGGACGTCAAGGACCGCATCGTCGAGTACCTGGCCGTGCGGGCGCGCCGCGCCCAGCGTGGTCTGCAGGTCGTCGGCGGCCGCGGTTCGGGCGCGGTGATGGTGCTGGCCGGTCCGCCCGGGGTCGGCAAGACCTCGCTCGGCGAGAGCGTCGCACGGGCGCTGGGCCGCAAGTTCGTCCGCGTCGCCCTGGGCGGCGTGCGCGACGAGGCCGAGATCCGCGGGCACCGGCGCACGTACGTCGGCGCGCTGCCCGGCCGCATCGTGCGCGCCATCGGCGAGGCGGGTTCGATGAACCCGGTCGTGCTGCTCGACGAGATCGACAAGGTGGGCTCCGACTTCCGCGGTGACCCCGCGGCGGCGCTGCTGGAGGTGTTGGATCCGGCGCAGAACCACACGTTCCGCGACCACTACCTCGACCTCGACCTGGACCTGTCGGACGTGGTGTTCCTGGCGACGGCCAACGTCATCGAGAACATCCCGTCGGCCCTGCTGGACCGCATGGAGCTGGTGCAGATCGACGGTTACACCGAAGACGACAAGGTCGCGATCGCGCGTGACTTCCTGCTGCCGCGGCAGCGGGAAAGGGCGGCCCTCACCGATGGTGAAGTCGAGGTCACAGATGCCGCGCTGCGCAAGGTCGCCGCCGACTACACCCGCGAGCCTGGCGTGCGCCAGTTCGAGCGGTTGCTGGCCAAGGCGATGCGCAAGGTGACGACGAAGCTGGCCTCGACGCCGGGTCCGATCGTCATCGACGAGCCGGATCTCGTTGAGTACCTGGGCCGTCCGCGGTTCCTGCCCGAATCGGCCGAACGCACGGCGGTGCCCGGGGTGGCGACCGGGCTGGCGGTCACCGGGCTCGGCGGCGATGTGCTCTACATCGAGGCCGGCGCGACCGACGGCGAACCGGGCCTGCAGCTGACCGGGCAGCTGGGCGACGTCATGAAGGAGTCCGCGCAGATTGCGCTGTCCTACGTGCGCTCGCACGCCGAGCAACTCGGTGTCGACCCCAAGGCGCTCGACCGGCGCATCCACGTCCACGTGCCCGCCGGTGCGGTCCCCAAGGACGGACCGTCGGCGGGTGTGACGATGGTGACGGCGCTGGTCTCGATGGCCACCGGCCGGCAGGTGCGGTCGGACGTCGGGATGACCGGCGAGGTCACGCTCAACGGTCGGGTGCTGCCGATCGGCGGCGTCAAGCAGAAGCTGCTCGCCGCGCAACGGGCCGGTCTGGCAACCGTTTTCATCCCGCAGCGCAACGAGGCGGATCTCGATGACGTGCCCGCCGATGTGCTCGACGCGTTGGAGGTCAAACCGATGACCGACGTCGCCGACATCGTCGCGCAGGCGCTGGCGCCGGTCGAGGAGCGCGCCACCGTCGCCGCCTGATGTGAAGATTGCCTTCAGGGTCGTGATCGTTGTCCGGTCACGACCCTGAACGCAATATACGGTCGTCGCATGGCCTATGACGAAGACCTGGCCCACCGCATCCGCGAACTGCTCACCGGGCAGCGCGGTGTCGACGAGAAGCGGATGTTCGGCGGACTGGCGTTCCTCGTCGACGGTCACATGGCGGTGGCGGTCAGCGGACGCGGCGGCCTGATGGTGCGGGTGCCACCGGCCGAGGCCGCCACGCTGCTCGCCCGCCCGCACGTCGAGCCGATGACGATGGCGGGCCGCGAGATGCGTGGGTGGCTGCTGGTCGGCGTGGACGGGTTGCGGACCAAACGACAGCTGCAGCCCTGGGTCGCGCGCGGTGTGGACTTCGCCAGGAGTTTGCCCCCGAAATAGCCCGGGTACGTCAGCCGGGATGGACGCCGCAGCGCAGAAGAAGACCGTCGCGAACCTGCTCGAGCAGGCCGGCACCACCTACGCCCGGCAGGCCGGAATCCGGTTGGCGGACAAACCGATGCCGCTGTTCCAGCTGCTGACGCTGTGCATGCTGGCCAGCAAACCGATCGACGCCGGCATCGCGGTGGCCGCGGCCAGGGAGCTGTTCGGCGCCGGACTGCGCACGCCCAAAGCCGTCACCGCCGCCGACCGCGCCGAGATGATCCGTGCGTTCGGCCGCGCGCACTACGTCCGCTACGACGAGAGCTCGGCCACCCGCCTGACCGACATCGCGGCGGCCACCGTCGAGGAGTACGGCGGCGACCTGCGCAGGCTCGACGGGGTCGCCGAGCACGACGCCGCCGCACTGACCGGTGCGCTCAAACAGTTCAAGGGCATCGGCGACACCGGCGCCGACATCTTCCTGCGCGAGGTGCAGGACACCTGGACGTGGCTGCGTCCGTACTTCGACGACCGTGCCGTGGCGGCGGCCCGCTCACTCGGATTACCGGGTGCGCCAGACAAACTCGGTGCCCTGGCGCCGCGGCGCAACGCCGACCTGGCCGCGGCGCTGGTGCGGGTGTCGCTCGACGACGAGCTGCGCGACGCGGTGCGGGGATGAGACCGCGGTGATCCGGATCGGCACGTCGGGATGGTCCTACGACCACTGGAAGGACGTGCTGTATCCGACGGGCACACCGGTGGCCAAGCGGTTGGCGCGCTACGTCGCCGAGTTCGACACCGTCGAGCTCAACGCGAGCTTCTACCGGTGGCCCAAGGACGAGGCGTTCGCCGGCTGGCGCCAACGGCTGCCCGACGGGTTCACCATGTCGGTCAAGGCCCAGCGCGGACTCACCCACTACCGGCGGCTGCGCGAACCCGAGCCGTGGATCGAGCGGTTCGACCGGTGCTGGACGCTGCTCGGGGACCGCAGCGAGGCGCTGCTGGTGCAGCTGCATCCGGAGCTGGAGCGCGACGACGCCCGCCTCGAGCACTTCCTCACCCTGATGCCCGAGCGCATCCCCGTCGCGATGGAACTGCGGCACCCGTCCTGGGGCGACCCCGCCGTCTACGAGCTGCTCGAACGGCACGACGCCGCCTACGTGGTGATGAGCGGCGCCCACCTCCGCTGCGTGCCCAGGGCGACCAGCGGCCGGGTGTACATCCGCATGCACGGCCCCGATCAGGACTCGCTGTACGCCGGGTCGTACCCCGACGACGAACTGCGGCGGTGGGCCGACCGGATCCGCGCCTGGGACGAGGAGGGCCGACGGGTCCTCGTCTACTTCAACAACGACCTCGGCGGGCACGCCGTGCGCAACGCCTGCACGCTGCGGGCGATGCTGGCCGAGCGGTGAGCGACCCCGCATGCCGGCGCCCGGAGCGGTTGCGGCACGCTGAGAGCCGAAATGCGTGCGACATGTCTGATCGCGGCCGCCGCGGTCCTCGCGGCGGGCTGCTCGGGTGAGCGGATCTTCACCACCGACGAACCACGGGTCACGATGCCGACGACCCCCACCAGCACCCCGGCGCTGCCGCCGCCGGCCGGGCCGCACCTGGTCGACGCGTTCGACTACGTCGCGCACCCGCAGGGTGCGGCGGTCTACTACTTCACCTCCCCCAGCGGCCGCTGGGCGTGCGCGATCCTGCCGCGTGACCGGGCCGGGTGTCAGTCCACGGCCGGGCAGGCCATCGGCGTCACCGGCGCTCCCGATTCCGTGCTCGACGCCGCAGGCGAGGAGACCGCGCCGAACGCCATCGTCGTCGACCGCGACGGCGACCCGCGCTTTGTCGCGGTGGAACCGGACGAATTCGTGGCCGAGGATGCAAAAGTGTTGCCGTTCAACCGCATTCTCGCCGTCGCCGGTTTCCGCTGCAACATCCAGGAAGAGACCGGGGTCTCGTGCGCGAGCGAGCGCACCGGCAAGGGGTTCAGTTTCGCGGCCGACGGATTCGTGCCGCAGTACACCGAGGTGCCCCCGGGCGCCCCGTAGCGCGCGAGGAAGGCGGTCGACGTGAAGATCGAATCCGGACAGGTCGCGGTCGTGACCGGCGGAACCAGCGGCATCGGCTTCGCGCTCGCCGACCACCTGACCCGACGCGGTGTCGCGGTGATGATCGCCGACATCCGCGAGGACGCGATCCCCGCGGCGGTCGACGCCCTGTCGGACCGCCCGGGCGCCGCCGCCGGGGTGCGGGTCGACGTGCGCGAGGCCGCCGAGGTCGACGCCCTGGCCGACACCACCCTCGACCGCTTCGGCCGCGTCGACCTGGTGTGCAACAACGCGGGCGTCGTCTGCGAACAGACGCCGGCGTGGGAGCAGGCGTTGCCGACGTGGCGCCGGCTGATCGACGTCAAACTCATGGGAGCCGTGAACGGGGTGCGGACCTTCGCGCCGATCCTCATCACCCAAGGGACGGGCCACTTCCTCAACACCGCCTCCGCAGGCGGCCTGATCGCACTGCCCGACCTGGCGCCCTACAGCGCGACCATGCACGCCGTGGTCGGCCTGACCGAGACGTTGAATGTCGAATTGCGCTCCGCATCACCGCAATTGGGCGCCACCGTGCTCTGCCCCGGCATGGTCGACACGCCGCTGGGCCCGAACTCGGCGGCGCTCACCCCACCCGGCGCGGTCAGCGTGCCCAACGACCGCGACGACGACGCGATGCGCGGTGCGATCAGCCCGGCGGTGGTCGCCGACGCCGCGATCGCCGCGGTCGAGGCGGACCGGGTGCACGCCGTCGTCGGTCCCGGCGCCGCAGAGGCCGCGCGGAACCGGATCGACCGGCTGCTGGCGGATCTCGAGTGATCAGACCAGCGCCGCGGTCCCATCGGCGTTGACCCGCACCTTCGCCCCGGCGATGTCGTCGTCGACCGTCGCCGCCGCCTCGGCCGCATCGCCGATCACCGCGAGCACCCGCGCGTCGTCGGGGGTGCGCACCGACAGGAACGCCTTTTCCGGCGCGCCGTCGCGATCGAACGGTGTCGTCCAGCTCTCCACCGTCCCGACACCTTCCCACTCGACCACGGCGGTCCGGGTCGGTTCCCGGTCGACGGCGGGCTGGACGTCCTCCCAACGGAATCCGTGTGCCGGCGGTTCGGCGCTGTAGACGCCGAAACTGTGCTTGGTGAGGTAGCCGCCGTTGGCGGTGACCAGCCCGCGCTTGCCCGGCTCGGCGGCGAGCCGTTCGGCCATGGTGGCGATCGAGTGGGTGACGTAGTTGTTCCACGGCCCGCCCGCGAACGTCAGACCGCCCGTCACGGTGAGGGGCCGGGCGGGATCGCCGATCGGCAGCCCGAGTTCGGTGGCGGCGACCTGCACCGCGGACGGGAAGCACGAATACAGGTCGATCAGGTCGACGTCGTCGATGTCGAGGCCGGCCAGTTCGAGGGCGCGCCGGCCGCCGATCCGGATCGCCGGGGAGGTGTGGAACTCGGCCCGCTCGCCGATCGCATAGGTGTCGTGGGAGTCGGTGCCCGCGTAGGGAAACACCCAGCGCTCCTTCGGGATCTGCAGATACTCGGCCTTCTCGGCGGCCGCCAGCACCAGCACCGCGGCCTGGTCGACCATGTTGT
The window above is part of the Mycolicibacterium rutilum genome. Proteins encoded here:
- a CDS encoding HhH-GDP family DNA glycosylase, whose translation is MDAAAQKKTVANLLEQAGTTYARQAGIRLADKPMPLFQLLTLCMLASKPIDAGIAVAAARELFGAGLRTPKAVTAADRAEMIRAFGRAHYVRYDESSATRLTDIAAATVEEYGGDLRRLDGVAEHDAAALTGALKQFKGIGDTGADIFLREVQDTWTWLRPYFDDRAVAAARSLGLPGAPDKLGALAPRRNADLAAALVRVSLDDELRDAVRG
- a CDS encoding DUF72 domain-containing protein is translated as MIRIGTSGWSYDHWKDVLYPTGTPVAKRLARYVAEFDTVELNASFYRWPKDEAFAGWRQRLPDGFTMSVKAQRGLTHYRRLREPEPWIERFDRCWTLLGDRSEALLVQLHPELERDDARLEHFLTLMPERIPVAMELRHPSWGDPAVYELLERHDAAYVVMSGAHLRCVPRATSGRVYIRMHGPDQDSLYAGSYPDDELRRWADRIRAWDEEGRRVLVYFNNDLGGHAVRNACTLRAMLAER
- the lon gene encoding endopeptidase La encodes the protein MAEVKTVPVLFSSESIVLPGMVVPIELDDAARAAVDAARASESGELLIAPRLDDRYPSYGVLATIVQIGRMVGGPAAVVRGGSRAHIGAGATGPGAALWVEVTEVAENQPGDETFKLAAEYKKLLLAMLQRREAWQIIDFVNQLSDPSALADTAGYASYLTQVQKRQLLETPDVAERLRALIEWTGDQLAEVEVNEKIAEDVREGMEKTQKEFLLRQQLAAIRKELGDDDGTGSSDDYRSRIEAADLPDNVREAALREVGKLERAGDQSPESGWIRTWLDTVLDLPWSVHTDDSTDLKAARDILDADHHGLEDVKDRIVEYLAVRARRAQRGLQVVGGRGSGAVMVLAGPPGVGKTSLGESVARALGRKFVRVALGGVRDEAEIRGHRRTYVGALPGRIVRAIGEAGSMNPVVLLDEIDKVGSDFRGDPAAALLEVLDPAQNHTFRDHYLDLDLDLSDVVFLATANVIENIPSALLDRMELVQIDGYTEDDKVAIARDFLLPRQRERAALTDGEVEVTDAALRKVAADYTREPGVRQFERLLAKAMRKVTTKLASTPGPIVIDEPDLVEYLGRPRFLPESAERTAVPGVATGLAVTGLGGDVLYIEAGATDGEPGLQLTGQLGDVMKESAQIALSYVRSHAEQLGVDPKALDRRIHVHVPAGAVPKDGPSAGVTMVTALVSMATGRQVRSDVGMTGEVTLNGRVLPIGGVKQKLLAAQRAGLATVFIPQRNEADLDDVPADVLDALEVKPMTDVADIVAQALAPVEERATVAA
- a CDS encoding acetyl-CoA acetyltransferase, yielding MDPRTPVLVGYGQVNQRDEHPEVEPVDLMVAAARAGADPRVLQTVDSVRVVNLLSWRYRDPGLLLAQRIRASDARTRYTGIGGNTPQSLVNEACRDIQAGRADVVLIAGAETWRTRSRLRRNGRKPDWTRQDESVPMADGADDGGVPMAGPAENRIHLDRPAYVYPMFEQALRIAAGRSPEEHRRHLGELWAQFSAAAAANPHAWNRTALSGEQIWREGPDNRMISWPYPKLMNSNNMVDQAAVLVLAAAEKAEYLQIPKERWVFPYAGTDSHDTYAIGERAEFHTSPAIRIGGRRALELAGLDIDDVDLIDLYSCFPSAVQVAATELGLPIGDPARPLTVTGGLTFAGGPWNNYVTHSIATMAERLAAEPGKRGLVTANGGYLTKHSFGVYSAEPPAHGFRWEDVQPAVDREPTRTAVVEWEGVGTVESWTTPFDRDGAPEKAFLSVRTPDDARVLAVIGDAAEAAATVDDDIAGAKVRVNADGTAALV
- a CDS encoding TfoX/Sxy family protein gives rise to the protein MAYDEDLAHRIRELLTGQRGVDEKRMFGGLAFLVDGHMAVAVSGRGGLMVRVPPAEAATLLARPHVEPMTMAGREMRGWLLVGVDGLRTKRQLQPWVARGVDFARSLPPK
- a CDS encoding SDR family NAD(P)-dependent oxidoreductase — its product is MKIESGQVAVVTGGTSGIGFALADHLTRRGVAVMIADIREDAIPAAVDALSDRPGAAAGVRVDVREAAEVDALADTTLDRFGRVDLVCNNAGVVCEQTPAWEQALPTWRRLIDVKLMGAVNGVRTFAPILITQGTGHFLNTASAGGLIALPDLAPYSATMHAVVGLTETLNVELRSASPQLGATVLCPGMVDTPLGPNSAALTPPGAVSVPNDRDDDAMRGAISPAVVADAAIAAVEADRVHAVVGPGAAEAARNRIDRLLADLE